One segment of Rosa chinensis cultivar Old Blush chromosome 6, RchiOBHm-V2, whole genome shotgun sequence DNA contains the following:
- the LOC112173735 gene encoding QWRF motif-containing protein 2, with product MVAAISDPTHLQNQSRPPLLPSDNASSAAAAVQRRVVLRGRQVSSKYMSTPSPSSSTTTSTSTTVSSSASSRRCPSPLLSRSMNSSPAPNSGPKRAQSADRRRPGTARTIPEHRLSNAGSEVSAATRLLVTSTRSLSVSFQGEAFSLPISKTKAAAAAAGAAPARKATPERRRSTPVRREGDQVENSRPSGGGDQHRWPARSRQPNSNSGYSNLNLSRSMDCSSVEKKSVNVNGVGSGVVARALQQSMIEESRGSRSRSSFDGRLSLDLGHFGGNAEVLRGAQHNPDANNESSVPSDLTASDTDSVSSGSTSGVQDSNNVASAKAARVAAPRGIAVSARFWQETNSRLRRLQDPGSPLATSPVSRAGAAGKYMQAKKLNGENPVSSPRTVASPIRGATRPASPGKLWTSSSLSPSRGNASPSRVRNSFSGPLSSGYAASTPSFLSFSIDTRRGKKGEDRIVDAHMLRLLYNRYLQWRFVNARADATYMVQRVNAEENLWNAWVTISELRHNVTLKRIKLLLLRHKLKLTSILKGQITYLEEWALLDRDHSSSLLGANEALQASTLRLPVVGKAIVDFQKLKDSVGSAADVMQAMASSICSLSSKVEEMNSLVSELVKVTTTERLVLEQCKDFLSTLSAMQVKDCSLRTHIIQLKRLPLPTA from the exons ATGGTGGCTGCCATTTCCGACCCGACCCATCTCCAGAACCAATCTCGGCCGCCGCTTCTTCCCTCAGACAATgcctcctccgccgccgccgccgttcAACGACGCGTCGTCCTCCGCGGCAGGCAGGTCTCCTCCAAGTACATGTCcactccttctccttcttcttcaaccacGACTTCTACCTCTACTACAGTCTCCTCCTCCGCGTCTTCCAGGAGATGCCCTTCGCCGCTGCTCTCGCGGTCGATGAACTCGTCTCCGGCGCCGAATTCGGGCCCGAAGCGGGCCCAATCGGCCGACCGGAGGCGACCCGGTACGGCCCGGACCATACCGGAGCACCGGCTGAGCAATGCGGGTTCCGAAGTCTCCGCCGCCACCAGACTCCTCGTCACTTCCACCCGGAGCCTCTCGGTTTCGTTTCAGGGCGAGGCGTTCTCGCTGCCGATTAGTAAGACCAAGGCGGCGGCCGCGGCGGCAGGGGCTGCTCCGGCGAGGAAGGCCACGCCGGAGCGGCGGAGGTCGACGCCGGTGAGAAGAGAAGGAGATCAGGTGGAGAATTCTAGGCCCTCCGGCGGTGGTGATCAGCACCGGTGGCCGGCCCGGAGTCGGCAACCGAATTCGAATTCGGGTTATTCGAACCTGAATTTGAGTAGGAGTATGGACTGTAGTAGTGTGGAGAAGAAGAGTGTGAATGTGAATGGGGTTGGATCTGGTGTGGTAGCTAGGGCGTTGCAGCAGTCTATGATTGAGGAGAGTAGAGGATCGAGGTCAAGATCGTCTTTTGATGGTAGGTTGAGCTTGGATTTGGGGCATTTTGGGGGCAATGCTGAGGTTTTGAGGGGTGCTCAGCACAACCCAGATGCTAATAATGAGTCTTCTGTGCCGTCTGATCTCACTGCTTCCGATACAGACAGTGTTTCTTCGGGGAGCACTTCGGGTGTTCAGGACTCCAACAATGTGGCTTCTGCCAAGGCCGCACGAGTGGCCGCCCCTCGCGGCATTGCTGTGTCTGCAAGGTTCTGGCAGGAGACGAATAGCAGGTTGCGGAGGTTGCAGGATCCCGGTTCACCTTTGGCGACTAGTCCTGTGTCGAGAGCAGGGGCGGCGGGGAAGTATATGCAGGCGAAAAAGTTGAATGGGGAGAATCCTGTGTCGTCTCCGAGGACAGTGGCTTCTCCCATTAGAGGAGCTACTAGGCCGGCTTCCCCGGGGAAGCTGTGGACGTCTTCGTCTTTGTCACCTTCGAGGGGGAATGCTAGTCCTTCAAGGGTGAGGAATAGTTTTAGTGGTCCATTGAGTAGTGGTTATGCTGCTAGTACGCCTTCGTTTCTTAGTTTCTCTATTGATACCCGGAGAGGGAAGAAGGGGGAAGACCGCATTGTTGATGCACACATGCTCAGGCTTCTGTATAACCGTTATCTGCAGTGGCGGTTTGTAAATGCAAGAGCAGATGCTACATACATGGTGCAGAGAGTGAATGCAGAG GAAAATCTTTGGAATGCATGGGTAACTATCTCAGAGCTACGACATAATGTCACACTTAAAAGGATCAAGTTACTTTTGTTGAGGCATAAGTTGAAGCTAACTTCTATCCTCAAAGGACAA ATTACTTATTTGGAAGAATGGGCTCTTCTGGACAGAGATCACTCTAGTTCTTTGCTAGGAGCGAATGAAGCTTTGCAAGCCAGTACCCTTCGTCTTCCAGTCGTTGGAAAAGCAATA GTTGACTTTCAAAAGCTGAAAGATTCTGTGGGCTCAGCAGCTGATGTGATGCAGGCAATGGCATCCTCGATATGCTCGCTTTCATCAAAG GTGGAAGAAATGAATTCCTTGGTATCTGAACTTGTGAAGGTGACTACAACAGAACGTCTTGTGCTTGAACAATGCAAAGATTTTTTGTCAACGTTATCAGCCATGCAA GTCAAGGACTGTAGCTTGAGAACACATATAATACAACTAAAACGTCTACCATTACCCACAGCCTGA
- the LOC112173737 gene encoding LOB domain-containing protein 37, whose product MSCNGCRVLRKGCSENCMLRQCIEWMEDPQAQAHATVFVAKFFGRAGLLSFINAVSESQRPALFQSLLFEAVGRTINPVNGATGLLLAGNWKVCQAAVEKVLSGGALEPLPEYSCRGIHHVRQQRRDERYSSKYSTKKRPAPLAFDDDERPDLDLSLKASSELHRDDHDRAATPSSVEGSETTMLSRSGSSSADCTTNDSEGTRLLRLFV is encoded by the exons ATGAGCTGCAATGGATGCCGAGTTTTGCGAAAGGGTTGCAGCGAGAATTGCATGCTACGTCAATGCATAGAGTGGATGGAAGACCCTCAAGCTCAAGCTCACGCCACCGTTTTCGTCGCCAAGTTTTTCGGCCGCGCCGGCCTCCTCTCCTTCATCAACGCTGTCTCCGAAAGCCAAAGACCAG CTTTGTTTCAGTCTTTGTTGTTTGAGGCGGTAGGGAGGACTATAAATCCGGTGAACGGAGCGACGGGACTTCTTTTGGCTGGGAACTGGAAGGTCTGCCAGGCTGCGGTGGAGAAGGTGCTGAGCGGCGGCGCGTTGGAGCCACTTCCCGAGTACAGTTGTCGTGGCATTCATCACGTTCGACAACAACGGCGGGATGAGCGCTATTCCTCCAAGTACTCGACCAAAAAGAGGCCGGCTCCATTGGCTTTCGACGATGATGAACGGCCTGATCTTGATCTTAGCTTGAAGGCATCGTCGGAGTTGCATAGAGATGATCACGATAGAGCGGCGACGCCGTCGTCTGTGGAAGGCTCAGAAACGACGATGTTGTCAAGAAGTGGTTCGTCGTCGGCAGATTGTACTACTAATGATTCAGAGGGAACAAGGCTTCTAAGACTATTCGTTTGA